The following coding sequences are from one Streptomyces sp. NBC_01232 window:
- a CDS encoding aminopeptidase P family protein: MRAGQQFTRRGGTVAVAADDQQPVEQPAARGVCEELARNMASGWAHTEAHDLPPIPQAGRTAARRAALSARFPGERLVVPAGNLRIRSNDTEYPFRASTEYAYLTGDLKEDGVLVLEPADGGHEAALYRLPRSDKENGEFWLDGQGELWAGRRRSLTEAGALYGIPCRDVRTAAGLLRSAGGPVRVVRGHDTGIEAALADMTTAETDEELRVFLSELRLVKDAFEIGELQKAVDSTVRGFEDVVKVLDKAEATSERYIEGTFFLRARVEGNDVGYGSICAAGPHACTLHWVRNDGDVRSGDLLLLDAGVETHSLYTADVTRTLPINGTYTDIQRKIYDAVYASQEAGIAAVKPGAKFRDFHDASQHVLAEKLVEWGLLEGPVERVLELGLQRRWTLHGTGHMLGMDVHDCAAARREAYVDGTLEPGMCLTVEPGLYFQTDDLTVPEEYRGIGVRIEDDILVTEDGNRNMSAGLPRTSTEVEAWMARLKG, from the coding sequence ATGCGAGCCGGACAGCAGTTCACTCGACGAGGAGGAACCGTGGCAGTGGCCGCCGATGACCAGCAGCCGGTCGAGCAGCCCGCGGCCCGGGGGGTCTGCGAGGAGCTCGCGCGGAACATGGCGTCCGGCTGGGCCCACACCGAGGCGCACGATCTGCCGCCGATACCCCAGGCGGGCCGCACCGCCGCCCGCCGGGCCGCACTGTCGGCCCGCTTCCCCGGGGAGCGCCTGGTCGTCCCGGCCGGCAACCTGCGGATCCGCTCGAACGACACCGAGTACCCCTTCCGTGCCTCGACCGAGTACGCGTACCTCACCGGCGACCTCAAGGAGGACGGGGTCCTGGTGCTGGAGCCGGCGGACGGCGGCCACGAGGCCGCCCTGTACCGGCTGCCCCGCTCCGACAAGGAGAACGGCGAGTTCTGGCTCGACGGCCAGGGCGAACTGTGGGCCGGCCGCCGTCGCAGCCTCACCGAGGCCGGGGCCCTCTACGGCATCCCCTGCCGCGACGTGCGCACGGCGGCCGGTCTGCTGCGCTCGGCCGGCGGCCCCGTACGCGTGGTACGCGGGCACGACACGGGCATCGAGGCGGCGCTCGCCGATATGACCACCGCCGAGACGGACGAGGAGCTGCGCGTCTTCCTGTCCGAACTTCGCCTGGTCAAGGACGCGTTCGAGATCGGCGAGCTGCAGAAGGCCGTCGACTCCACCGTCCGCGGTTTCGAGGACGTCGTGAAGGTCCTCGACAAGGCCGAGGCCACCTCCGAGCGCTACATCGAGGGCACCTTCTTCCTCCGTGCCCGCGTCGAGGGCAACGACGTCGGCTACGGCTCCATCTGCGCCGCCGGCCCGCACGCCTGCACCCTGCACTGGGTCCGCAACGACGGCGACGTCCGCTCCGGCGACCTGCTGCTGCTCGACGCCGGCGTGGAAACCCACTCCCTCTACACCGCCGACGTCACGCGCACACTCCCCATCAACGGCACCTACACCGACATCCAGCGCAAGATCTACGACGCGGTCTACGCCTCCCAGGAAGCCGGCATCGCCGCGGTGAAGCCGGGTGCGAAGTTCCGCGACTTCCACGACGCCTCCCAGCACGTCCTGGCCGAGAAGCTCGTCGAGTGGGGGCTGCTGGAAGGCCCGGTCGAGCGGGTCCTGGAGCTGGGCCTGCAGCGCCGCTGGACCCTCCACGGCACCGGTCACATGCTCGGCATGGACGTCCACGACTGCGCCGCCGCCCGCCGCGAGGCATACGTCGACGGAACCCTCGAGCCCGGCATGTGCCTGACCGTCGAGCCCGGCCTCTACTTCCAGACCGACGACCTGACCGTGCCCGAGGAATACCGCGGCATCGGCGTCCGCATCGAGGACGACATCCTCGTCACCGAGGACGGCAACCGGAACATGTCGGCCGGACTGCCCCGCACCTCGACCGAGGTCGAGGCCTGGATGGCGCGCCTGAAGGGCTGA